In Pseudomonas sp. LRP2-20, the genomic window ACCGGAAATGGAACGCAAGGGCTACCCGCGCGAATTCTCCACCGCAGTGACCGTCAGCGGCTCGGTGCAGGCATTGCTGACCCCGCCCAGTCACAACTCGGTGCTGTACTCGCTGGCGGCCGGCGGCACGGTGTCGATCGCTTCGCTGTTCATGGCCGGGGTCATGCCCGGGCTGCTGCTGAGCGCGGTGATGATGGGCCTGTGCCTGATCTTCGCCAAGAAACGCAACTACCCCAAGGGCGAGGTGATCCCGCTGCGCCAGGCGTTGAAGATTGCCGGTGAGGCACTGTGGGGCCTGATGGCCATGGTGATCATCCTCGGCGGCATTCTGTCCGGCGTGTTCACCGCCACCGAATCGGCGGCCGTGGCGGTGGTGTGGTCGTTCTTCGTGACCATGTTCATCTACCGCGACTACAAGTGGCGCGACCTGCCCAAGCTGATGCACCGCACGGTGCGGACCATTTCGATCGTGATGATCCTGATCGGCTTCGCCGCCAGCTTCGGCTACGTGATGACCCTGATGCAGATCCCGTCGAAGATCACCACGGCGTTCCTGACCCTGTCGGACAACCGTTACGTGATCCTGATGTGCATCAACTTCATGCTCCTGCTGCTGGGCACGGTGATGGACATGGCCCCGCTGATCCTGATCCTCACGCCGATCCTGCTGCCGGTGATTACCGGTATCGGCGTCGACCCGGTGCACTTCGGCATGATCATGCTGGTCAACCTGGGGATCGGGCTGATCACGCCGCCAGTGGGTGCGGTGCTGTTCGTCGGCTCAGCGATTGGCAAAGTCAGCATCGAGGCCACGGTGAAGGCGCTGCTGCCGTTCTACCTGGCGCTGTTCCTGGTGCTGATGGCGGTGACCTACATTCCGGCCATTTCCCTGTGGTTGCCGAGCGTGGTCTTGTAATCGCAACGGGGGCCGCTTTGCGGCCCATCGCAGGCAAGCTCCCACAGGGACCGCGCCATGCTGAGGGCTTGCGCCCCCCCTGTGGGAGCTGGCTTGCCTGCGATGGGCTGCGCAGCAGCCCCAGGTTCTCTCAGCAAACGGATCCTGCACATGGCTGCCCCCTCTTCTGCTGCAACCTTCTTCCCGCGCAAGCTGGCCATCGCCCTGCTCGCCCTGCTGGCCTGTTCGTTCGCCGGCAACCACATTGCCGCACGCATCGCCTTCGACGACGACACCGGCGTGCTGCTGGCCATCCTCTGCCGCTCGGGCATCACCTTCCTGGCGCTGGCCAGCCTGGTGCTGTGGCAGCGCCAGCCGCTGGGCCTGCCAGCCGGCACACGGCGCTGGCAACTGCTGCTGGGCCTGCTGATCGCCACCCAGAGCCTGTGCCTGTATTCGGCAGTGGCGCGCATTCCGGTGGCCCTGGCGCTACTGGTAGGCAACACCTTCCCCATGCTCCTGGCACTGCTCACCTGGGCGCTGGGCGGTGCCCGCCCGAGCGGGCGTACGCTGCTGTTCATGGGGCTGATCCTGTGTGGCCTGGTACTGGCGCTGGATGTACCGGCACGGCTGACCGACGGTAGCGACGCCAACCCGCACTGGGCCTTGGGCGTGGGCCTGGCGTTCTGCGCCGCCTGTGTGTTCGCCTGCGCCCTGTGGATCACCGACCACAAGCTGGCCGCCGTGCGCGGCCCGGTACGCAGCCTGCTGACCTTGCTGATCGTGTTCGCCAGCATGCTGGTCGCGGGCATCAGCGGCGTGATGCCTGCCGGTTTGTCGTTGCCGGGCAGCGCCAGCGGCTGGATGGCGCTGGCCAGCCTGGTGGTGTTGTATGGCGTGGCCTTCACCTTGCTGTTCGTCTGCGTGCCGAAACTGAACATGGCGCAGAACGCGCCGGTGATGAACGTCGAACCCATCGCCACCTTGCTGCTGGGCTGGGCGTTGCTCGACCAGCAACTCAGTGGCTCGCAATTGATTGGCGGCGCCGTGGTGGTGTGCGGCATCGTCCTGCTGACCTACCGGAGGCCCTGATGAGCGTCCCCCTGCTGCACCTGCAAGACCGCCTGACCCGCCTGAGCATCGCCCCCGCGCTGGGCGCCAGCCTGGCCAACTGGCAGGCCAGAGCCACCGGCCAGGCGCTGCTGCGCCCTGCCGACGAGGCCGCCCTGGCCAGTGGCAACCCACGACGCCTGGGCTGCTACCCGCTGGCACCGTGGTCCAACCGCATCGCCCAGGGTGGCTTCCTGCGCCCTGACGGCTGGCTGGCCCTGGCACCCAACACCGGGCATGACCCTTACCCGATCCACGGCAGCGCCTGGCAGCAGGCCTGGCAGGTGGAGCACCACAGCGAGCGCCGTGCCCGCTTGAGCCTCGATAGCACTGTGCCGTTCGCCTACCGGGCGACGCTCGATGTTCACCTGCACGAGGGCTGCCTGCACATCGATCTGCACGTGACGCACCTGGATTTGGCCGCCACGTGGTACGGGCTGGGGCTGCATCCCTACTTTCCGCGCCATGGCGATACGCGATTGCATGCACAGGCGAGCAGCGTATGGCTGGCCGAGCATGGCGCGTTGCCGTCCCGGCAAGCTGAGCCACCTGATCACTGGAACTTCGCCAGCGCGCGGACGCTGCCGACTACGGTGGTCGACCATGCCTTCAGCGGATGGCCCGGCACCTGCGTGATCGAACAACCGGGCGCGGGGTATCGGCTGGTGTGCAGCGCCAGCGGGGCCGAGCATTTTCTGTTGTTCTGCCCGCATGAGCAGCCGTTCTTCTGTTTCGAGCCGGTGAGCCACCCGATCAATGCGCATCACTTGCCAGGGCGACCGGGATTGCGATTGTTGGAAGAGGGAGAATCAACCAGCCTGGGATTCAGGATGCACTATCAGCCATTGTGACTGCTTGAAATCGAGGCCGCTGTGCGGCCCCGTATCCTCACGCCTTACGCCAGTGCCTCGGGCGACGCTGCCAGCGGCCTTTGCCAAGCCGCCCCTTGCACCTCGCGCGCCACCTTCCACACCAGCACCGCCGCCACGATGTCGAACGCCGCCAGCACCACGAACAGCGGGCTGTATCCGATCTGCGTGACCAGGATGCCGAACACCAGGGTGAACAGCGCCGCGCCCAGGTAGCCGCACATCCCGCCCATGCCGGTCGCAGTCGCCACCTGGTCCTTGCTGAAGGAATCCGACGTGATCGAATACAGCGCGCCCGACAACGTCTGGTGGGCAAAGCCGCCGATGCACAGCAGCAAGATCGCCGTGTAAGGGCTTTCGACCAGGCCGATGCAGGCCGGGCCGATCATGCAGCTGGCACCGAACACCAGCACCATCTTGCGCGAGGTGAACAGCGACACCTTGAAGTAGCGGTGGAACATCGGGCTCAGGTAACCCCCAAGCACACAGCCGATGTCGGCAGCGAGGAACGGCAACCAGGCGAACATCGCCACTTCCTTGATGTTCATGTGCCGCTCGGTCATCAGGTACAGCGGGATCCAGGCGTTGAAGGTCTGCCAGGCCGGCTCGGAGAGAATCCGTGCCGAGGCGATGGCGTAGAAGTTGCGGGTCCTGAAGATGCGC contains:
- a CDS encoding TRAP transporter large permease — translated: MDAFILLGSFIALILLGMPVAYALGLSALIGAWYIDIPLQAMMIQVASGVNKFSLLAIPFFVLAGAIMAEGGMSRRLVAFAGVLVGFVRGGLSLVNITASTFFGAISGSSVADTASVGSVLIPEMERKGYPREFSTAVTVSGSVQALLTPPSHNSVLYSLAAGGTVSIASLFMAGVMPGLLLSAVMMGLCLIFAKKRNYPKGEVIPLRQALKIAGEALWGLMAMVIILGGILSGVFTATESAAVAVVWSFFVTMFIYRDYKWRDLPKLMHRTVRTISIVMILIGFAASFGYVMTLMQIPSKITTAFLTLSDNRYVILMCINFMLLLLGTVMDMAPLILILTPILLPVITGIGVDPVHFGMIMLVNLGIGLITPPVGAVLFVGSAIGKVSIEATVKALLPFYLALFLVLMAVTYIPAISLWLPSVVL
- a CDS encoding aldose 1-epimerase, coding for MSVPLLHLQDRLTRLSIAPALGASLANWQARATGQALLRPADEAALASGNPRRLGCYPLAPWSNRIAQGGFLRPDGWLALAPNTGHDPYPIHGSAWQQAWQVEHHSERRARLSLDSTVPFAYRATLDVHLHEGCLHIDLHVTHLDLAATWYGLGLHPYFPRHGDTRLHAQASSVWLAEHGALPSRQAEPPDHWNFASARTLPTTVVDHAFSGWPGTCVIEQPGAGYRLVCSASGAEHFLLFCPHEQPFFCFEPVSHPINAHHLPGRPGLRLLEEGESTSLGFRMHYQPL
- a CDS encoding EamA family transporter translates to MAAPSSAATFFPRKLAIALLALLACSFAGNHIAARIAFDDDTGVLLAILCRSGITFLALASLVLWQRQPLGLPAGTRRWQLLLGLLIATQSLCLYSAVARIPVALALLVGNTFPMLLALLTWALGGARPSGRTLLFMGLILCGLVLALDVPARLTDGSDANPHWALGVGLAFCAACVFACALWITDHKLAAVRGPVRSLLTLLIVFASMLVAGISGVMPAGLSLPGSASGWMALASLVVLYGVAFTLLFVCVPKLNMAQNAPVMNVEPIATLLLGWALLDQQLSGSQLIGGAVVVCGIVLLTYRRP